The DNA region TGTAAGGCATTCTGGTATTTGAGCACATCAAGTGCTCAAGAGAACAGAGGTTAGAACAGAAGTGTACCCAAAGGGAGACTGGTGCTAGCATCATTGGACACATTTGGAGTTTGATCAGTTATCAGACCATCCTAAATGTCAGATTCCCATGTAATCATCAGGTCTTTCGGTAAGGGAAAGAAAATAAGTCCTCGGTGATTTTTCACATCAGAGAGGAATAAAATCAGTATTTCTGAAACACAGAGATGAACACACTCACAATGGATGTTCCTGACAATTCTGACTCATGTTCCTGTACATGCAAACATGCATTATGGGAAATGgctcatggatttcaaacagCTAGAGTAAAATCATTTCCTGCGCTCCACTCATTCTTAAAGGTTTTCTTTCTGTCCAGGGACATATCTTGATACTCCTAATTGCAAAGACAATTCCAGACAGCCAAAGAATAGAGAAAGATGTAATGAGAGATCTGGTAACATACAAATGGCACAAATGGTGTCTACCTGGGAGACAAGTAAAGTCACAGGTAGTCCAAGAGTGTTTTTTAGTTTGGTACCATCTCAGACAATATCTGAAAAATTTTCTACTATATTTACAAATGTTCGAATGGGGAACACAGGAATGGAACAACATGCAAATATAGGTGCAGGTTGGCTCCACTGCACACTGGAGCATTAGGTTCAGCGAGAAGACTTGACACTTGATTAGagttctgctattatttcatccATGGAAGGATCCAGGCATACTGAACTGAGTGACTGAGAAGACAGATTTCATTCAGCATTAGTATAGAGTAACAAAAAATAACTTCCTAACTAAAGAGTaaggaagaaaaactaaaagGCTCTGCGAACATTCAAAAATGCCGAGTCGTTATGCAGCAGTGTTCAGCCAATGATAGGACTCACGAGGACAAAAGGCAGTCATGGAGGACACGACTTGCACACGAGCACTTCTACACTGAAGAAACGCATCCATGTTAAGCAGAAGGATGAAGATTCCAAAACAGGTAGAAAACACAGACATATTTTCAGAAAAGGAGACACTTAGCAATAACATTCCACCACAAAAATGTCACGTCAAAAAGGAACAACAGCAGTAACTCTAAAGCACAAACCACACATGAGCCAAACAGATTGTTCCTAAGTTCAAATGGGGGCGCTACAAGTTTGGGGACAACGATCTGTAACAAGATTAGAGACCACAGAACCTACAAAAAAccagaatgaaacagaaaatcttGGATTCACAGAAAGAGGtcactgagaaaaatgtcctGAATCATGGCAAATTACAGGAAACAAAGTACATATTACAGTGCAAAGGCAAAATGGgcacagagagtcagagaaaacTGTACCactcagagacaaaaaaaaaaaaaagggaaaccttTAAGGAAGGTGAGGAAAATCGAAGCAAAACAGACTGAAAAAGCAGCGTTAAAGGCAGTACAAACACtggaggaaaaaatgaaagatctatgtaagcaaaagacagagaaatcctaggtCACAGGACACCTTCTGGTAACAAGGAAGCACTTTGCAGAAGCTTCCcagtcccggaggcaataggaaagcccgttctcgctcaaggagccccggcaacccagcgggctcccaggggcagaggacacaaggcacacgggcccctaccgtggtcgtggtcgtggtcggggtcgtggtcgtggtcgtggtcagcctcctcggtgctgggagtcatggttgggagcggcacgtccggaacaggttcccgggtgccgggctcggcgtctgcggaagaagaagagacatcacgcacttggcctgagtgagggtctctgccgacaacacacctgcctccgcctaggaaaccaggcagagcaatgttctcccggccccacacctcccgacgcctcatgtgggtgggtgcctaggtcagagtggagacagcacgggcgcctgcctgcctaggccacaaagaatcccggccaagggaaactggtggcaccggggccagggcgagggcccgcagcagggcgcgccgtccccccttgtgcgttgggccgcgcaaggccttggtgccaccccaccctccgagtgggttcccctccttggccagggctggcgggctaagagcggcccttgccttccacacggcaaggcgacgaggaaggggaagtgaaaggatccaggaaccaggcaagggccacctccgggttccaggggcagccaagaaagaacctgacggcacccagccccctgtctcaggggaggggcctggtgggcacacctcgagcaatcctctgggccctccaggacggcaacggagcaccgtgtccggcacgggctcagtccagccaggcctcgctggacggctccccgcatgggggcgagaggggagaaaagcggacggagcaaccgcgccctctctcatctgcgcccactcagggcacgcaggacagacgggcccgcgtggctggctccacacaccagcccgggtctggtctgggccacgagcgcacgactgggaactggcccatccaggacactgggtcaggttctcctggtggcccgccgcactacaaggcagacaactccccagctgcctgggggcacggcacgggtccagaacacgctcgtgccagcgtcagagggcacatcgaggacttgtcctcaggcagcggccacgcctcctggacgctgtcccgggagctcggagaccagccaacgccaagaggaaggcaaggacgtctcaggagaggcagaggcacagagcaccaccctcgcggagcccagcgtgcccgcacctaagtccgctgcgcacactgggccaccaggggcagtggggcactccacgccgggtcccatgaggcttctgcactcgcagcctccgtggcgacgccaggcatgcgggctgggagtgctgcaccagacccccggggtgggtcatggcgggagcagacgtggggggcggggaagcctacgcccctcccgcacgggttagcagaccaccactcagagaaacggacaacctgcggacaggcccaggcagcgtgcagccaaccagagcacccgggaggacacacggccccgtctcggagcgcctgactcgcaccgcggcccctctctccccagggagcacatccttcccgggcagagccccgaggacgtccccgcagctccagagcacaggccagcgtttcgggacaaggaatcgcatggcgacaccttcccggtcccggaggcaataggaaagcccgttctcgctcaaggagccccggcaacatagcgggctcccaggggcagaggacacaaggcacacggggcccctaccgtggtcgtggtcgtggtcgtggtcgtggtcgtggtcgtggtcgtggtcgtggtcgtggtcgtggtcagcctcctcggtgctgggagtcatggttgggagcggcacgtccggaacaggttcccgggtgccgggctcggcgtctgcggaagaagaagagacatcacgcacttggcctgagtgagggtctctgccgacaacacacctgcctccgcctaggaaaccaggcagagcaatgttctcccggccccacacctcccgacgcctcatgtgggtgggtgcctaggtcagagtggagacagcacgggcgcctgcctgcctaggccacaaagaatcccggccaagggaaactggtggcaccggggccagggcgagggcccgcagcagggcgcgccgtccccccttgtgcgttgggccgcgcaaggccttggtgccaccccaccctccgagtgggttcccctccttggccagggctggcgggctaagagcggcccttcccttccacacggcaaggcgacgaggaaggggaagtgaaaggatccaggaaccaggcaagggccacctccgggttccaggggcagccaagaaagaacctgacggcacccagccccctgtctcaggggaggggcctggtgggcacacctcgagcaatcctctgggccctccaggacggcaacggagcaccgtgtccggcacgggctcagtccagccaggcctcgctggacggctccccgcatgggagcgagaggggagaaaagcggacggagcaaccgcgccctctctcatctgcgcccactcagggcacgcaggacagacgggcccgcgtggctggctccacacaccagcccgggtctggtctgggccacgagcgcacgactgggaactggcccatccaggacactgggtcagattctcctggtggcccgccgcactacaaggcagacaactccccagctgcctgggggcacggcacgggtccagaacacgctcgtgccagcgtcagagggcacatcgaggacttgtcctcaggcagcggccacgcctcctggacgctgtcccgggagctcggagaccagccaacgccaagaggaaggcaaggacgtctcaggagaggcagaggcacagagcaccaccctcgcggagcccagcgtgcccgcgccaaagtccgctgcgcacactgggccaccaggggcagtggggcactccacgccgggtcccatgaggcttctgcactcgcagcctccgtggcgacgccaggcatgcgggctgggagtgctgcaccagacccccggggtgggtcatggcgggagcagacgtggggggcggggaagcctacgcccctcccgcacgggttagcagaccaccacgcagagaaacggacaacctgcggacaggcccaggcagcgtgcagccaaccagagcacccgggaggacacacggccccgtctcggagcgcctgactcgcaccgcggcccctctctccccagggagcacatccttcccgggcagagccccgaggacgtccccgcagctccagagcacaggccagcgtttcgggacaaggaatcgcatggcgacaccttcccggtcccggaggcaataggaaagcccgttctcgctcaaggagccccggcaacccagcgggctcccaggggcagaggacacaaggcacacgggcccctaccgtggtcgtggtcggggtcgtggtcgaggtcgtggtcagcctcctcggtgctgggagtcatggttgggagcggcacgtccggaacaggttctcgggtgccgggctcggcgtctgcggaagaagaagagacatcacgcacttggcctgagtgagggtctctgccgacaacacacctgcctccgcctaggtaaccaggcagagcaatgttctccctgccccacacctcccgacgactcatgtgggtgggtgcctaggtcagagtggagacagcacgggcgcctgcctgcctaggccacaaagaatcccggccaagggaaagtggtggcaccggggccagggcgagggcccgcagcagggcgcgccgtccccccttgtgcgttgggccgcgcaaggccttggtgccaccccaccctccgagtgggttcccctccttggccagggctggcgggctaagagcggcccttcccttccacacggcaaggcgacgaggaaggggaagtgaaaggatccaggaaccaggcaagggccacctccgggttccaggggcagccaagaaagaacctgacggcacccagccccctgtctcaggggaggggcctggtgggcacacctcgagcaatcctctgggccctccaggacggcaacggagcaccgtgtccggcacgggctcagtccagccaggcctcgctggacggctccccgcatgggggcgagaggggagaaaagcggacggagcaaccgcgccctctctcatctgcgcccactcagggcacgcaggacagacgggcccgcgtggctggctccacacaccagcccgggtctggtctgggccacgagcgcacgactgggaactggcccatccaggacactgggtcagattctcctggtggcccgccgcactacaaggcagacaactccccagctgcctgggggcacggcacgggtccagaacacgctcgtgccagcgtcagagggcacatcgaggacttgtcctcaggcagcggccacgcctcctggacgctgtcccgggagctcggagaccagccaacgccaagaggaaggcaaggacgtctcaggagaggcagaggcacagagcaccaccctcgcggagcccagcgtgcccgcgcctaagtccgctgcgcacactgggccaccaggggcagtggggcactccacgccgggtcccatgaggcttctgcactcgcagcctccgtggcgacgccaggcatgcgggctgggagtgctgcaccagacccccggggtgggtcatggcgggagcagacgtggggggcggggaagcctacgcccctcccgcacgggttagcagaccaccacgcagagaaacggacaacctgcggacaggcccaggcagcgtgcagccaaccagagcacccgggaggacacacggccccgtctcggagcgcctgactcgcaccgcggcccctctctccccagggagcacatccttcccgggcagagccccgaggacgtccccgcagctccagagcacaggccagcgtttcgggacaaggaatcgcatggcgacaccttcccggtcccggaggcaataggaaagcccgttctcgctcaaggagccccggcaacccagcgggctcccaggggcagaggacacaaggcacacgggcccctaccgtggtcgtggtcggggtcggggtcggggtcgtggtcgtggtcgtggtcgtggtcgtggtcgtggtcgtggtcagcctcctcggtgctgggagtcatggttgggagcggcacgtccggaacaggttcccgggtgccgggctcggcgtctgcggaagaagaagagacatcacgcacttggcctgagtgagggtctctgccgacaacacacctgcctccgcctaggaaaccaggcagagcaatgttctcccggccccacacctcccgacgcctcatgtgggtgggtgcctaggtcagagtggagacagcacgggcgcctgcctgcctaggccacaaagaatcccggccaagggaaactggtggcaccggggccagggcgagggcccgcagcagggcgcgccgtccccccttgtgcgttgggccgcgcaaggccttggtgccaccccaccctccgagtgggttcccctccttggccagggctggcgggctaagagcggcccttgccttccacacggcaaggcgacgaggaaggggaagtgaaaggatccaggaaccaggcaagggccacctccgggttccaggggcagccaagaaagaacctgacggcacccagccccctgtctcaggggaggggcctggtgggcacacctcgagcaatcctctgggccctccaggacggcaacggagcaccgtgtccggcacgggctcagtccagccaggcctcgctggacggctccccgcatgggggcgagaggggagaaaagcggacggagcaaccgcgccctctctcatctgcgcccactcagggcacgcaggacagacgggcccgcgtggctggctccacacaccagcccgggtctggtctgggccacgagcgcacgactgggaactggcccatccaggacactgggtcagattctcctggtggcccgccgcactacaaggcagacaactccccagctgcctgggggcacggcacgggtccagaacacgctcgtgccagcgtcagagggcacatcgaggacttgtcctcaggcagcggccacgcctcctggacgctgtcccgggagctcggagaccagccaacgccaagaggaaggcaaggacgtctcaggagaggcagaggcacagagcaccaccctcgcggagcccagcgtgcccgcgcctaagtccgctgcgcacactgggccaccaggggcagtggggcactccacgccgggtcccatgaggcttctgcactcgcagcctccgtggcgacgccaggcatgcgggctgggagtgctgcaccagacccccggggtgggtcatggcgggagcagacgtggggggcggggaagcctacgcccctcccgcacgggttagcagaccaccacgcagagaaacggacaacctgcggacaggcccaggcagcgtgcagccaaccagagcacccgggaggacacacggccccgtctcggagcgcctgactcgcaccgcggcccctctctccccagggagcacatccttcccgggcagagccccgaggacgtccccgcagctccagagcacaggccagcgtttcgggacaaggaatcgcatggcgacaccttcccggtcccggaggcaataggaaagcccgttctcgctcaaggagccccggcaacccagcgggctcccaggggcagaggacacaaggcacacgggcccctaccgtggtcgtggtcgtggtcggggtcgtggtcgtggtcgtggtcagcctcctcggtgctgggagtcatggttgggagcggcacgtccggaacaggttcccgggtgccgggctcggcgtctgcggaagaagaagagacatcacgcacttggcctgagtgagggtctctgccgacaacacacctgcctccgcctaggaaaccaggcagagcaatgttctcccggccccacacctcccgacgcctcatgtgggtgggtgcctaggtcagagtggagacagcacgggcgcctgcctgcctaggccacaaagaatcccggccaagggaaagtggtggcaccggggccagggcgagggcccgcagcagggcgcgccatccccccttgtgcgttgggccgcgcaaggccttggtgccaccccaccctccgagtgggttcccctccttggccagggctggcgggctaagagcggcccttgccttccacacggcaaggcgacgaggaaggggaagtgaaaggatccaggaaccaggcaagggccacctccgggttccaggggcagccaagaaagaacctgacggcacccagccccctgtctcaggggaggggcctggtgggcacacctcgagcaatcctctgggccctccaggacggcaacggagcaccgtgtccggcacgggctcagtccagccaggcctcgctggacggctccccgcatgggggcgagaggggagaaaagcggacggagcaaccgcgccctctctcatctgcgcccactcagggcacgcaggacagacgggcccgcgtggctggctccacacaccagcccgggtctggtctgggccacgagcgcacgactgggaactggcccatccaggacactgggtcagattctcctggtggcccgccgcactacaaggcagacaactccccagctgcctgggggcacggcacgggtccagaacacgctcgtgccagcgtcagagggcacatcgaggacttgtcctcaggcagcggccacgcctcctggacgctgtcccgggagctcggagaccagccaacgccaagaggaaggcaaggacgtctcaggagaggcagaggcacagagcaccaccctcgcggagcccagcgtgcccgcgcctaagtccgctgcgcacactgggccaccaggggcagtggggcactccacgccgggtcccatgaggcttctgcactcgcagcctccgtggcgacgccaggcatgcgggctgggagtgctgcaccagacccccggggtgggtcatggtgggagcagacgtggggggcggggaagcctacgcccctcccgcacgggttagcagaccaccacgcagagaaatggacaacctgcggacaggcccaggcagcgtgcagccaaccagagcacccgggaggacacacggccccgtctcggagcgcctgactcgcaccgcggcccctctctccccagggagcacatccttcccgggcagagccccgaggacgtccccgcagctccagagcacaggccagcgtttcgggacaaggaatcgcatggcgacaccttcccggtcccggaggcaataggaaagcccgttctcgctcaaggagccccggcaacccagcgggctcccaggggcagaggacacaaggcacacgggcccctaccgtggtcgtggtcggggtcggggtcggggtcggggtcgtggtcgtggtcgtggtcgtggtcgtggtcagcctcctcggtgctgggagtcatggttgggagcggcacgtccggaacaggttcccgggtgccgggctcggcgtctgcggaagaagaagagacatcacgcacttggcctgagtgagggtctctgccgacaacacacctgcctccgcctaggaaaccaggcagagcaatgttctcccggccccacacctcccgacgcctcatgtgggtgggtgcctaggtcagagtggagacagcacgggcgcctgcctgcctaggccacaaagaatcccagCCAAGGGAAagtggtggcaccggggccagggcgagggcccgcagcagggcgcgccgtccccccttgtgcgttgggccgcgcaaggccttggtgccaccccaccctccgagtgggttcccctccttggccagggctggcgggctaagagcggcccttgccttccacacggcaaggcgacgaggaaggggaagtgaaaggatccaggaaccaggcaagggccacctccgggttccaggggcagccaagaaagaacctgacggcacccagccccctgtctcaggggaggggcctggtgggcacacctcgagcaatcctctgggccctccaggacggcaacggagcaccgtgtccggcacgggctcagtccagccaggcctcgctggacggctccccgcatgggggcgagaggggagaaaagcggacggagcaaccgcgccctctctcatctgcgcccactcagggcacgcaggacagacgggcccgcgtggctggctccacacaccagcccgggtctggtctgggccacgagcgcacgactgggaactggcccatccaggacactgggtcagattctcctggtggcccgccgcactacaaggcagacaactccccagctgcctgggggcacggcacgggtccagaacacgctcgtgccagcgtcagagggcacatcgaggacttgtcctcaggcagcggccacgcctcctggacgctgtcccgggagctcggagaccagccaacgccaagaggaaggcaaggacgtctcaggagaggcagaggcacagagcaccaccctcgcggagcccagcgtgcccgcgcctaagtccgctgcgcacactgggccaccaggggcagtggggcactccacgccgggtcccatgaggcttctgcactcgcagcctccgtggccacgccaggcatgcgggctgggagtgctgcaccagacccccggggtgggtcatggcgggagcagacgtggggggcggggaagcctacgcccctcccgcacgggttagcagaccaccacgcagagaaacggacaacctgcggacaggcccaggcagcgtgcagccaaccagagcacccgggaggacacacggccccgtctcggagcgcctgactcgcaccgcggcccctctctccccagggagcacatccttcccgggcagagccccgaggacgtccccgcagctccagagcacaggccagcgtttcgggacaaggaatcgcatggcgacaccttcccggtcccggaggcaataggaaagcccgttctcgctcaaggagccccggcaacccagcgggctcccaggggcagaggacacaaggcacacgggcccctaccgtggtcgtggtcggggtcggggtcggggtcgtggtcgtggtcgtggtcagcctcctcggtgctgggagtcatggttgggagcggcacgtccggaacaggttcccgggtgccgggctcggcgtctgcggaagaagaagagacatcacgcacttggcctgagtgagggtctctgccgacaacacacctgcctccgcctaggaaaccaggcagagcaatgttctcccggccccacacctcccgacgcctcatgtgggtgggtgcctaggtcagagtggagacagcacgggcgcctgcctgcctaggccacaaagaatcccggccaagggaaactggtggcaccggggccagggcgagggcccgcagcagggcgcgccgtccccccttgtgcgttgggccgcgcaaggccttggtgccaccccaccctccgagtgggttcccctccttggccagggctggcgggctaagagcggcccttcccttccacacggcaaggcgacgaggaaggggaagtgaaaggatccaggaaccaggcaagggccacctccgggttccaggggcagccaagaaagaacctgacggcacccagccccctgtctcaggggaggggcctggtgggcacacctcgagcaatcctctgggccctccaggacggcaacggagcaccgtgtccggcacgggctcagtccagccaggcctcgctggacggctccccgcatgggggcgagaggggagaaaagcggacggagcaaccgcgccctctctcatctgcgcccactcagggcacgcaggacagacgggcccgcgtggctggctccacacaccagcccgggtctggtctgggccacgagcgcacgactgggaactggcccatccaggacactgggtcagattctcctggtggcccgccgcactacaaggcagacaactccccagctgcctgggggcacggcacgggtccagaacacgctcgtgccagcgtcagagggcacatcgaggacttgtcctcaggcagcggccacgcctcctggacgctgtcccgggagctcggagaccagccaacgccaagaggaaggcaaggacgtctcaggagaggcagaggcacagagcaccaccctcgcggagcccagcgtgcccgcgcctaagtccgctgcgcacactgggccaccaggggcagtggggcactccacgccgggtcccatgaggcttctgcactcgcagcctccgtggcgacgccaggcatgcgggctgggagtgctgcaccagacccccggggtgggtcatggcgggagcagacgtggggggcggggaagcctacgcccctcccgcacgggttagcagaccaccacgcagagaaacggacaacctgcggacaggcccaggcagcgtgcagccaaccag from Oryctolagus cuniculus chromosome 8, mOryCun1.1, whole genome shotgun sequence includes:
- the LOC138843300 gene encoding protein catecholamines up-like gives rise to the protein MTPSTEEADHDHDHDHDHDHDHDPDPDPDHDHDAEPGTREPVPDVPLPTMTPSTEEADHDLDHDPDHDHGRGPCALCPLPLGARWVAGAP